From one Triticum aestivum cultivar Chinese Spring chromosome 4B, IWGSC CS RefSeq v2.1, whole genome shotgun sequence genomic stretch:
- the LOC123094199 gene encoding uncharacterized protein encodes MALDLGSMFLDLAAAAAAYGRLDEDDDAHAKPDKSPSQDSPSLNPPAYGYPDGGGDQPRFVFVEPCAYFADRRNATTAGCSMDGLRLRGDIEVTFCTVQPPQVSYLCVHTTATDHTVFAVRPNIVATETDGGLVLLCVAVGDRPSDAMFRHKRHYFVYDASVPELKHIKQPGDDHPVNERSFAIVRKPDRSYVLAAQAGVFFGYRNPSAHLCLYNSGTNSWSKLRVNVDSVPYDEFITYNAFTVGGDKGTVAWVDLSHMIIFCNVLDKRPKLRFLRLPIQPTNAGGLPAVRDVSVLDGFIKMVELQHRANGWKATIWSIKTGIFSKMAWRVDYQFDSSDIPEPSLPKLKLPEGVTAQPTLSTLHIGLPKLSLPDDGILYLLAKIDYRDRQHTAWVLAVDMKNKTVQRVAGFSPKRAIGLCRGYDSSTISKYLKVASGTKEN; translated from the exons ATGGCACTCGATCTGGGATCCATGTTCCTAGACctagctgcagctgctgctgcttaCGGCCGCCtcgacgaggacgacgacgcccACGCGAAGCCTGACAAGAGTCCATCACAGGATTCTCCGTCCCTGAATCCCCCTGCTTATGGCTAccccgacggcggcggcgaccagCCACGCTTCGTCTTCGTCGAGCCGTGTGCCTACTTTGCCGACCGCCGCAacgccaccaccgccggctgcagcATGGACGGCCTCCGTCTCCGGGGGGACATCGAGGTCACCTTCTGCACCGTCCAACCACCGCAGGTCTCCTACCTCTGCGTCCACACCACCGCCACCGACCACACTGTGTTCGCCGTCCGGCCTAATATAGTTGCCACAGAGACTGACGGCGGCCTCGTCCTCCTATGCGTCGCCGTCGGCGACCGCCCATCCGATGCCATGTTTCGCCACAAACGAcactacttcgtctacgacgccAGCGTCCCCGAGCTCAAGCACATCAAGCAGCCCGGCGACGACCACCCAGTCAACGAGCGGTCGTTCGCCATTGTGCGCAAACCTGACCGCAGCTACGTCCTCGCCGCACAAGCCGGTGTGTTCTTCGGATACCGCAACCCTTCTGCTCACCTCTGCCTGTATAACTCCGGTACCAACTCCTGGAGCAAACTGCGGGTGAATGTCGATTCAGTCCCCTACGACGAGTTCATCACATACAATGCATTCACCGTCGGAGGAGATAAAGGCACAGTGGCCTGGGTAGATCTCTCACATATGATCATCTTCTGCAACGTGCTGGACAAACGCCCCAAGCTTCGTTTCCTAAGACTACCGATCCAGCCGACGAATGCAGGTGGATTGCCGGCTGTTCGGGACGTCTCGGTCCTTGATGGCTTCATCAAGATGGTCGAGCTGCAGCACCGTGCCAATGGTTGGAAGGCCACAATATGGAGCATCAAGACTGGTATCTTCTCCAAAATGGCTTGGCGCGTCGATTACCAGTTCGATTCGTCTGATATACCCGAACCGTCGCTGCCTAAGCTGAAGCTCCCTGAAGGTGTCACGGCTCAGCCTACCTTGTCGACTCTCCATATTGGCCTGCCCAAGCTGAGCCTGCCAGATGATGGAATTCTTTATTTACTAGCCAAGATTGACTACCGTGACAGGCAGCACACAGCGTGGGTGCTTGCTGTTGACATGAAGAACAAGACTGTCCAGAGAGTGGCCGGGTTTAGCCCTAAGAGGGCTATTGGTTTATGCAGGGGCTACGATTCAAGTACAATCTCCAAATATCTCAAAGTTGCTTCAG GTACAAAAGAAAATTAA